The window TCGAGATCGCCGAGGGCCCCCCGGCCGGCGTGCGCGAGCGCGCGCGGCTCGACCTGGCCCGCCTGGCGCGCGACCGGCGTGATCACGACGAGGCGATCGTCTGGGCTTCGCGCGTGGCCGACGAGGCCGCGATCTCACGCTATGCCGCCCCGGCTCTCGACCTGCAGGGCGAGGTGCTGGAAGAGGCAGGGCGTCCCGAGGAGGCCCTGGCCGTCTACGAACGCCTGGTCCTCGAGCACGAGGGCTACGTGCTCATGGACCGGATCCGCGACCGCGTCCGCGCCCTGCGCGGTGATGGCGACGGTCCGGACGAGGAGGAACTGCCATGAAGCGTCTGTTGTTGTCCGTCCTCGTCGTCCTCACGATCGCAACTCCGGCGACCGCGAACGCCGCGCAGCTGCTCGTGCCCATGGACGAGTCGCAGACGAACCACCTGAAGGCCTACGGACTCGCCTTCAAGGTGCTGAAGAAGGGTCAGCCGATCAGCTGGATGCTCAACTACCGCGGCGGTTCCTTCCTCATGCCGGCGAGCGGCTTCGTCGACGTCGAGGCGCGGCTGATGGGCGTGGAGCTCGAGCGCGTGAGCGCGGCCGACGTGGCCGCGATCCGTCGCACGGTGGCCGACGAGAACATGGACGAGGTCCTGCTCGAGGTCCCGCCGCGGATCGCGATCTACGCCCCGCCCAATCATCAGCCGTGGGACGACGCGGTCACGCTGGCGCTGACCTACGCCGAGATCGAATTCGACACGATCTTCGACACCGACGTCCTCGCCGGGGGGTTGTCGGAATACGACTGGCTGCACCTTCACCACGAGGACTTCACCGGCCAGTACGGGAAGTTCTACATGAATTTCGGGCGCACGCAGTGGTACCAGGAGCAGCAGCAGTTCATGGAAGACCTGGCCGGATCGCTGGGCTTCACCACCGTGCGCGAACTCAAGGGTGCGGTCGCGCTGAGGATCAAGGAGTACGTGTCGGGGGGCGGCTTCATGTTCGCCATGTGCTCGGCCACCGACACCATCGACATCGCGCTGGCCGGTCTGGGCGTGGACTTCGCCCCGTCGGTGTTCGACGGGAGTCCGATCGAGGCCGGATTCTCCGAGCGGCGCCTGAACTACGACAACAGCCTGGCGTTCGAGAACTTCCGACTCCAGACCGATCCGGCCGTCTACGAGTACAGCGACATCGACACGAGCAACTACGCGTCGATGCGCGGGGCCGAGGCCGACTACTTCACGCTGTTCGAGTTCAGCGCGAAGCACGACCCCGTCCCGACCATGCTCACGCAGAATCACCGCAACGTGATCAACGGTTTCCTGGGTCAGACCACCGGGTTCCAGCGGCGTGTGCTCAAGGAGCACGTGACGGTACTGGCCGAGGTCGAGGGGACCGACGAGATCCGCTACCTGCACGGCAACCTCGGGCGCGGGACCTTCACCTTCTACGGCGGTCACGACCCCGAGGACTACACGCATCAGGTCGGCGATCCACCCACCGACCTCGATCTGCACCCCGACAGTCCGGGCTATCGGTTGATCCTGAACAACATCCTGTTCCCCGCGGCCAAGAAGAAACCGCAGAAGACCTGACCCTCTCCGGCGTCGAGTTCGCTTGACACGCCGAACAGGGGCTCCGGATACTCGTCGGGCCCCACGCTGCCCACGCCCGTGGGCGGTCTCGTCGGGAGGAGGTGAGCGATCCGGACTCCGGGGGGCACGTCCGGATCGTCGATGGTGAGTCAGATCGAGAACGGGTTTCCGGACTGCCTGAAGTGCAAGACGGGTGTCCTGCTACCCCTCAGCGACTACGGACGCGACGGCGCGCCGATCCATTTCAAGGCCTGGGTCTGCAACAACCCCGAGTGCGGCTTCAACATCCGGATCGACAACGGTGAGGTCAGCCTGGGACGGTCACCCCAACTCCGCTGATCGGACGCGAGTCAGTCGTCGTCGGGCGGCGGATCGTTCCAGGCTCGCACGCACCGGAGCCGGCCGTAGGCGGCCCAGCCCACGGCGAGTGCGCAGACGGCCCCGAATGCGGCGACGTCGGTCGGCAGGTCCGGCAACGTGGTCCCGTGCGCATAGATCAGCAGGATCGTCAGGTTGTAGGCGGCGTGCAGGATCAGCGGCGCGAGCAGCGAGCCCGTGGCCTCGAACACCAGTCCGAGGAACAGGCCCACCAGCAACAGGCTGGCCAGGTTCCACTGCTGTCCGTGCCAGATCGCGAAGACGGCGCCCGTGAACACGATCGCGGCGGTGCGCCCGGTGGCCGTGCGAGCGGCCTGCTGCACCATGCCCCGGAAGACGATCTCCTCGGCGAGCGGCCCGATCACCACCACCGAGAGGATCGCCAGCACCCACTGTCCGCCGTTGGTCGGGATCGAGCGCTCCACCGCGTCCAGGTACTCGGGAGGCGGCGGGACGAGCTGCTGGTTCCACGTGGCCAGGGCCAGCACCGCGGGCACGATGGCGATCGTGATGCCGACCAGCCACAGGATCTGCGGCGGGGGAAGGGGGGCCACGCGCAGGGTCTCGCCCACTCCGACGCCCTGACGACCGAGGTAGAGCAGGGGAAGAGCGATCATCCCGGCGAGATTCGCCCCGATGCTCACCACGTGGATCGGGGCCTCGTCGAAGGCGACGGTCACGATCATCGCCACCAGGTAGGACGAGGCGACGGCCCCCATGCCGATGGCCAGGATCTGACCGGGGGACCGCAACGAGAAGAGATCGGCTCTGTCCGGTGGAGTCGTCATGCCTAGACTGTAACCGCAGACGTGGATCGAGGCTCGGGTCGACCGAACCGCCCCGGGACCTCGGGGGCGAAAGGATGCGAGCGTGTACGTGACCGACACCGCGACCGTGCGCCGCGTGGACGCGGTCACGATCGAGACCGGGACTCCCGGCTACGAACTCATGGAGCGCGCAGGGCGTTCGGCGGCCACGATCCTGCGCGTGGATCCGCGGCCGCGCCGGGGAACGACCCTTGTCGTCTGCGGCAAGGGCAACAACGGCGGCGACGGCCTGGTCGTCGCGCGCGAACTGCACCTGGCCTTCGACCGTGTGGTGGTCGCGCTGGTCGACGACGACCTCGACGGCGATGCCGGTCGCGCCCTCGCCGATGCCCGCGCGGCCGGGGTGCGTGTCGAGCTGCTCGGAGACGATCCGGCGGCGTGGCTCGATACCCTGCACGAGCGATTCCCGGGGGACGTGGTCGTCGACGCCGTGTTCGGCACGGGGCTCCGCCTGCCGCTGCGTGCGCCCTACGCCTCGCTGGTCGGCCGTCTCGGCGCGCTCGGCCGCCGCGTGTTCGCACTGGACGGCCCGAGCGGCCTGGACGGCGACAGCGGCGAGGTCGATCCGAACTGCCCGGTCGCCGACACCTCCGTGAGCTTCGGGCTCATGAAGTGGGGCATGGTGCTGAAGCCGGGCCGTCGCCACTGCGGCACGCTGCACCTCGTGGATCTGGGCTTCGACCGCGAGACCGTCGAGGCCCAGCTCGACGCCGCGACGGACGCGGCACACCACGTCGACGCCGAACTGGTTGCCGGCTGGTGGCCTCGGCGCGCGATGGACGCCCACAAGTACCGTGCGGGATCGGTCTTCGCCGTGGGCGGATCGGTGGGCATGTCCGGCGCGATGGTCCTGGGCTGCAACGCCGCCTACCGCACCGGGGCGGGACTGGTCGAGGCCACGGTCCCGCGGTCGGTCGCGTCGGCGGTCGACACGCAGTGCGTCGAGACCCTGGTGCATCCCGCGGCAGAGACCGATCAGGGGGGGCTGGCCGACTCTCTCCTGCCCGGTCTGGTGGAGCGGTCCGCCCGACACCGCGCGGCGCTGATCGGCCCGGGCGCGGGGCCCGACCATGAGACGGCGACCCTGCTCATGGAACTGATCTCCGAGGTCGACCTGCCCATGGTCGTCGACGCCGACGGTCTGAACGCGTCGAGCCGCACGAATCGTCCGCACGAGTTCGGTCCGGACACCGTCATCACTCCGCACAGTGGAGAGCTCGCGCGATTGATCGACGTTCCCGCTGCCGACATCGAGAGCGACCGCCGTCGCTGGGTCCGTGAGGCCGCCCGCCGTCTGCGGGCGACCGTCCTGCACAAGGGGGCGCCGAGCTTCGTCGCCCACCCCGACGGCCGACTGGCGGTGATCGGCTCCGGAGGCCCGGAACTGGCGTCGGCGGGGACCGGGGACGTCCTCGCCGGGGCGGTGGCCGCGCTGCTCGCGGCCGGACTCGGCCCGTTCGAGGCCGCCTGCGCCGCGGCCTTCGTCCACGGCGACGCCGGGGCACGGGCGGCCGCGCGCTGTGGAACGTCCGGCGTGATGGCCCGTGACGTCCTCGACGAACTCGCACCCGCGGTCCGCGCGCTCGAGCTGCGGCGCGTGCCCTGAGGGCGGACGCGGTGAAGGTCCTGGGGCTCGAGACGAGTTGCGACGACACCAGTGTCGCCTGCGTCGACGACGGAGGGGTGCGCTCGAATCTCGTGAGCAGCCAGATCTCCCTGCACGACCACTTCGGCGGCGTGGTCCCCGAACTGGCATCACGGGCGCACGTGCGCAACGTGCTGCCGGTGGTCGACGCCGCCCTCACCGAGGCCGGATGGACCCTGCGCCACGTCGAGGCCGTGGCCGCCACCGCCGGACCCGGCCTGATCGGCGCCGTGCTCACCGGGCTGACCGCGGCCAAGGCCCTGGCCTGGGCGCTCGAGGTGCCCTTCGCCGGCGTTCACCACATCGAAGCGCACATGCTGGCCAACGGCATCGACGCGCCCATGCCCCTGCCCGCGCTCGTCCTCGTCGTGAGCGGTGGACACACCGAGCTCGTGTGGGTCGAGGCGCCGGGGCGCTATCGTCGGCTCGGCGCCACGCGCGACGACGCCGCCGGCGAGACCCTCGACAAGGCGGCCAAGCTGATGGGGCTGGGCTATCCGGGGGGACCCGAGATCCAGCGCCTGGCCGCCGAGGGGCGGCCCGGTCGTGTCGAACTGCCGCGCGCCCTGCCGGGTCGGACCGATCTGGACTTCTCCTTCAGCGGGCTCAAGACCGCCGTTCGGCTCCATCTCGAGTCGCTCGGCCCGGCTCTCGGCGCACAGGGACTCGCCGATCTGGCCCACGGGCTCCAGGCCGCCGTGGTCGACGTGTTGGTGTCGAAGACCGAGCGGGCTCTGGACCTGCTCGAGGTCCCGCCCGCCGGACTCTGCCTGGCCGGAGGGGTCGCCGCCAATGGCCCCCTGCGCGCGCGCTTCGCCGATCTGGCCCGCGCACGGGGGCTCGCCTTCACCCCACCGCCGCTGCCCTACTGCACCGACAACGCGGCCATGGTCGCGTGGACGGGTCGTCTGCGGCTCCTCGAGCGCGGCGGCGACCCTCTCGACCTGCGCGCCTTCGCGCGGGGCATCGTCCGCTCCTGGGACTGAACGTCCACGGCGATCCTGGCGCGTTCCCTGCTGCTGCTCCGGACGACGCCGCCCGCGCCGAACCTCCGAGGGGGTCCGAGGCCTCGACTTCGCTGCCCGTTCCGGTCGGTTCGTGGTGCCAAGGCGTTGCACGACAACCAGTTGAGTGGCTTCGCCGCCCGGTGCGTCCGTCCTGTCGGCCGTTCACTCTCGCGGGCGGGGATTTCCCATTCTGCGCGGCACATCGAGGCTCCGGGTGAAAGAACGCATCCTCATCGTCGACGACGAGCCCCACATCCGCCGGATCCTGACCTTTCTGCTCGAACAGCAGGGATACCAGGCTCTCACCGCGCGTGACGGGGCCGAGGCCCTCGAGATGGCGCGATCCGAAATGCCCGATCTCGTCCTGCTGGACCTCATGATGCCCCGCATGGACGGCTTCGAGGTCTGCGATCGCCTACGGGCCGACTTCGCCACGGCCCAGATCCCGGTGATCATGGTCACGGCCAAGGGCGAGGTCACCGACAAGGTGCGGGGGCTGCAGGGCGGCGCGAACGACTACCTGACGAAGCCCTACGACAACAAGGAACTCATCGCCCGCGTCCAGAACGTGCTGACCTGGAGCCAGACCCAACGGCAGGCGAACCCGCTCACGGGGCTGCCGGGCAACCAGGCGATCGAGCAGCAGTTGCAGGAGCTGATCCAGGGACGCGAGCCCTTCGCGTTCATGTACGTCGACCTCGACAACTTCAAGGCCTTCAACGACTGCTACGGCTACCAGCAGGGCGACCGGGTGATCCGGTTCACCGCCGACCTCCTGCGCCACTGCTCCGCCGAGGTCGGTACGCCCACCGATTTCATCGGACACATCGGGGGCGACGACTTCTGTGTGATGACCGCCCACGACACGGGTGAGGTCCTCGGACAACGCATCGCCGACCGATTCGGCGAGGAGTTCACGCAGATGCTCGAGCCCGTGGACCTGTCGCGCGGTCACCTGGAGGTCCGGACGCGGCAGGGTGGTCTGCAGAGGGTGCCCTATCCGACCGTGACCATCGCCCTGGTGCTCGACGCAGGCGGAGAGTTCGAGCACTGGGCCCGCGTGGGCGATGCCGCGGCCGAGCTGAAGGCCTTCGGAAAGTCCCTGAAGGGCAACGTCGTGGTCAAGGAACGGCGCCAATCCGCCGATTCCGAATCCGTAGAACCGCCCCTCGCCGAGGGCCCGGCCTGATCCGCCGGGCCAGGAGCGCCGAGGTCCATGACGAGCCTGGTCCGTAGCTACCGCAACTTCCGCTTCCTCGTCCGCAGCGTGCGCTGGGTCGAGCTGGCGATCTGCGCGGTGATCGTCGTGTTCGCGCACGAGGTCGCCGGTCTGCAATTCGACCTCGGGCCGGTGGCCGCGGTGTTCGGGCTGGGACTCCTGTGGAACTGGGGCTTCTGGTACGCGGGTCGGCGGCACCTCCTGCACGAACGCGGGGCCGAGGGGGCCAAGCTGCTCGTGTGGAGCTGGATCGTGGCGGACGTGGTCACGAACCTGTTGGTGATCACCTTCACCGGCGGTATCGCGAGTCCCTTCCTGTTCTTCCTGGCCTTCCCGGTGGTGCTCAGCACGGTCGCGGTGGGGCGGGCGCGGGCCAGCTACGGCGTCGCGCTCGGCTCGGTGCTGGGTCTGGCTGCGATCTGGGGCATGGATCGAGCCGGCACGATCCCGCACTTCAGCGCCTATCCTCCGAGCACCGAGGAGCTCCTGCTCGACCCGAAGGTCTCGCTGTCCCTGCTCGGAGTCCTGGCCGTCACGCTCATGGGCCTGGCCTACTCGATCCATCGCTTCCGCCCGAACTTCTTCGGGTTCCAGGACCAGATGCGCGAAGGTCGCTTCCGCTTCGACGGGTTCCACGCCAGCAACCTTCGCGAGCTCGCCCTCGACGACGTCCAGGCGGTGGGGCCAGAGGACCTGCTCGAGGAGGCGGTGCAAGGACTGACCCTGCACGACAACGTGGCCTTCGGTGCCGCGGTGGTGCTCCCGGCGGGCAGCGACACGGTCGGCGGTGAACCCGGCAGCGCCTGGCACCTGGGACTGACCCGCCAGCGCGTGGTCAGTACCACCCGGCGTCAGGTCATTCCCACGTGGAGCGAGTTCGAGGCCGAACGCAGCGGTCTGTTCGAGAGTCTGAACGGTGCCGAGCCTGGGGACCTGTTCGAAGGTCCCTTCGAGGTCCTGCGGCGTGACGGTCTGTTCCCGCACTTCGACGACGCGGACAGCTACCTGGCGACGGCGGTCGGACAGAACGGACGGCCGGTGGTGATGCTGGTGGCCGGTCTGCGGCACCCGATCGAGGATCGCAGCGGACTCGTCCTGCACCTGCTGAACATCGCCGCCCAGCTGCGGCCGTTGCTGGTGGCCGAGTCGCGCCTGTCGCAGATGCGCGGCGAACTCACCGAGCTGCACAACGAGAACGAGGCCCTGAGTCGGGCGAACAAACTGCAGAGCGATTTCGTCAGCATCGCCAGTCACGAGCTCAAGACGCCGCTGACGGCGATCGGTGCCTACACCGACGCCCTGCTCATGAACGTCGAGAACGTCGACTTTCCCGAGCGGCGCGAGTTCCTGTCGGTGATCCGGCAGGAGAACGACCGTCTGCTGCGCATGGTGAACCGGATCCTCGACTTCTCGCAGATCGAGTTCGGCAACCGCACCCTGCAGCGGACCGCGATCTCCCTGGTGGACCTGATCGACGATTCGATCACGACGTTGCTCCCCCAGCTCGAGCGCAAGGACCAGCGTGTCGACGTGCAGGCCGAGGCCGACATGGCGGCGGTGGAGATCGACGCCGACCTGATGAAGCAGGTCTTCCTGAACCTGATCGGCAACGCCGCGAAGTTCAGTCCCGAGGACAGCACGATCACGGTGAGCGCGCGCGAGGAAGCCACCTCGATCGTCGTCCGCGTGCAGGACGAGGGCCCAGGGATCCCCGACCACGAGATCCCGCACATCTTCAAACAGTTCTACCGCGTGCGGCGCGAGCAGCAGGACAACTCCGAGGGCAGCGGCCTGGGGCTGACCATCGTCAGCAACATCGTCGAGATGCACGGCGGGCGGATCGAAGTCGAATCGAGGCCCGGCGAGGGTGCGTCGTTCCGGTTCCGGCTGCCGAAGCAGCAGTGCGTGAACGAGGAACGCACCACGGTCCTCGGCGACGTCACCCGCCGCGCCGAGTTCCAGCACCTCATGCGGCTGCTGGTCCGCATGCTCGCCGACTACATGAGCTGTAAGATCGTGTCGGTCATGCTGTTGTCGCACGACCGGAGCGAGCTGAGCATCCAGGTGTCCTACGGTCTCGAGGAAGAGGTCGTGAAGTCGGCGCGCGTGCCGATCGGACAGGGGATCGCGGGTCGGGTGGCCGCCACCGGACGGCCGTTGCTGATCGAGGACATCGAAGAGCAACGGGAAGCGGTCCCGGTGGGCCGGGACAATCACCCGCAGTACGAAACCAAGTCGCTGATCAGCGTGCCGCTGAAGCTCGACGGCGAGGTCGTCGGGGTCGTCAATTGCAACAACAAGGTGAGCGGCGAGTCCTTCTACCCCGACGATCTGTCGTTGCTGGTCACCCTGACCGACAAGGTCGTGCACGCCCTGGGGCGGGCGCTGCGCTACGAGGACGTGCGCGACGAGCTCGAGCGTACCGTCGATGCGCTCGAAGCCCTGCTGCGGCTCCAGCACGAGGGTGTGGGAACGTCACGGCGGGCGGCGCGCCTGGCCATGGACCTGGGCCGGCGGTTGGGCCTGACCCGCCGTCAGATCCTGGCCCTGCAGTACGCCTGCCTGATCCACGACGTGGGCATGACGGCCATCGACTCGACGATCGTCCGCAAGGCCGGTCCGCTCACCGAGCAGGAGCGCGAGATCGTCGAGAGCCATCCGGGGCAGGGGGTCGACCTGCTCGAGCCCTTCCTGTCGGCCGACGATCTCGACGAGATCGTCCGCTACCACCACGAACGCGTCGATGGCACCGGATACCCCTCGGGTCTGACCGGTGAACACATCCCGCTGCCGGCGCGGATCCTCGCGATCGTCGACGCCTACGACGCCATGACCAGCGACCGCGCGTGGCGTGGAGCTCGGAGTCCGGCGGAAGCCGCCGCGGAACTGATCGACAACGCCGGCACGCAGTTCGACGCCGA of the Candidatus Krumholzibacteriia bacterium genome contains:
- a CDS encoding asparagine synthetase B, whose translation is MKRLLLSVLVVLTIATPATANAAQLLVPMDESQTNHLKAYGLAFKVLKKGQPISWMLNYRGGSFLMPASGFVDVEARLMGVELERVSAADVAAIRRTVADENMDEVLLEVPPRIAIYAPPNHQPWDDAVTLALTYAEIEFDTIFDTDVLAGGLSEYDWLHLHHEDFTGQYGKFYMNFGRTQWYQEQQQFMEDLAGSLGFTTVRELKGAVALRIKEYVSGGGFMFAMCSATDTIDIALAGLGVDFAPSVFDGSPIEAGFSERRLNYDNSLAFENFRLQTDPAVYEYSDIDTSNYASMRGAEADYFTLFEFSAKHDPVPTMLTQNHRNVINGFLGQTTGFQRRVLKEHVTVLAEVEGTDEIRYLHGNLGRGTFTFYGGHDPEDYTHQVGDPPTDLDLHPDSPGYRLILNNILFPAAKKKPQKT
- a CDS encoding HD domain-containing phosphohydrolase, producing MTSLVRSYRNFRFLVRSVRWVELAICAVIVVFAHEVAGLQFDLGPVAAVFGLGLLWNWGFWYAGRRHLLHERGAEGAKLLVWSWIVADVVTNLLVITFTGGIASPFLFFLAFPVVLSTVAVGRARASYGVALGSVLGLAAIWGMDRAGTIPHFSAYPPSTEELLLDPKVSLSLLGVLAVTLMGLAYSIHRFRPNFFGFQDQMREGRFRFDGFHASNLRELALDDVQAVGPEDLLEEAVQGLTLHDNVAFGAAVVLPAGSDTVGGEPGSAWHLGLTRQRVVSTTRRQVIPTWSEFEAERSGLFESLNGAEPGDLFEGPFEVLRRDGLFPHFDDADSYLATAVGQNGRPVVMLVAGLRHPIEDRSGLVLHLLNIAAQLRPLLVAESRLSQMRGELTELHNENEALSRANKLQSDFVSIASHELKTPLTAIGAYTDALLMNVENVDFPERREFLSVIRQENDRLLRMVNRILDFSQIEFGNRTLQRTAISLVDLIDDSITTLLPQLERKDQRVDVQAEADMAAVEIDADLMKQVFLNLIGNAAKFSPEDSTITVSAREEATSIVVRVQDEGPGIPDHEIPHIFKQFYRVRREQQDNSEGSGLGLTIVSNIVEMHGGRIEVESRPGEGASFRFRLPKQQCVNEERTTVLGDVTRRAEFQHLMRLLVRMLADYMSCKIVSVMLLSHDRSELSIQVSYGLEEEVVKSARVPIGQGIAGRVAATGRPLLIEDIEEQREAVPVGRDNHPQYETKSLISVPLKLDGEVVGVVNCNNKVSGESFYPDDLSLLVTLTDKVVHALGRALRYEDVRDELERTVDALEALLRLQHEGVGTSRRAARLAMDLGRRLGLTRRQILALQYACLIHDVGMTAIDSTIVRKAGPLTEQEREIVESHPGQGVDLLEPFLSADDLDEIVRYHHERVDGTGYPSGLTGEHIPLPARILAIVDAYDAMTSDRAWRGARSPAEAAAELIDNAGTQFDAEVVQTFLDVLAENAELSRREYMRLKEDQTWLHLASS
- the tsaD gene encoding tRNA (adenosine(37)-N6)-threonylcarbamoyltransferase complex transferase subunit TsaD: MKVLGLETSCDDTSVACVDDGGVRSNLVSSQISLHDHFGGVVPELASRAHVRNVLPVVDAALTEAGWTLRHVEAVAATAGPGLIGAVLTGLTAAKALAWALEVPFAGVHHIEAHMLANGIDAPMPLPALVLVVSGGHTELVWVEAPGRYRRLGATRDDAAGETLDKAAKLMGLGYPGGPEIQRLAAEGRPGRVELPRALPGRTDLDFSFSGLKTAVRLHLESLGPALGAQGLADLAHGLQAAVVDVLVSKTERALDLLEVPPAGLCLAGGVAANGPLRARFADLARARGLAFTPPPLPYCTDNAAMVAWTGRLRLLERGGDPLDLRAFARGIVRSWD
- a CDS encoding NAD(P)H-hydrate dehydratase, with the protein product MTDTATVRRVDAVTIETGTPGYELMERAGRSAATILRVDPRPRRGTTLVVCGKGNNGGDGLVVARELHLAFDRVVVALVDDDLDGDAGRALADARAAGVRVELLGDDPAAWLDTLHERFPGDVVVDAVFGTGLRLPLRAPYASLVGRLGALGRRVFALDGPSGLDGDSGEVDPNCPVADTSVSFGLMKWGMVLKPGRRHCGTLHLVDLGFDRETVEAQLDAATDAAHHVDAELVAGWWPRRAMDAHKYRAGSVFAVGGSVGMSGAMVLGCNAAYRTGAGLVEATVPRSVASAVDTQCVETLVHPAAETDQGGLADSLLPGLVERSARHRAALIGPGAGPDHETATLLMELISEVDLPMVVDADGLNASSRTNRPHEFGPDTVITPHSGELARLIDVPAADIESDRRRWVREAARRLRATVLHKGAPSFVAHPDGRLAVIGSGGPELASAGTGDVLAGAVAALLAAGLGPFEAACAAAFVHGDAGARAAARCGTSGVMARDVLDELAPAVRALELRRVP
- a CDS encoding response regulator, giving the protein MKERILIVDDEPHIRRILTFLLEQQGYQALTARDGAEALEMARSEMPDLVLLDLMMPRMDGFEVCDRLRADFATAQIPVIMVTAKGEVTDKVRGLQGGANDYLTKPYDNKELIARVQNVLTWSQTQRQANPLTGLPGNQAIEQQLQELIQGREPFAFMYVDLDNFKAFNDCYGYQQGDRVIRFTADLLRHCSAEVGTPTDFIGHIGGDDFCVMTAHDTGEVLGQRIADRFGEEFTQMLEPVDLSRGHLEVRTRQGGLQRVPYPTVTIALVLDAGGEFEHWARVGDAAAELKAFGKSLKGNVVVKERRQSADSESVEPPLAEGPA
- a CDS encoding type II CAAX endopeptidase family protein, which produces MTTPPDRADLFSLRSPGQILAIGMGAVASSYLVAMIVTVAFDEAPIHVVSIGANLAGMIALPLLYLGRQGVGVGETLRVAPLPPPQILWLVGITIAIVPAVLALATWNQQLVPPPPEYLDAVERSIPTNGGQWVLAILSVVVIGPLAEEIVFRGMVQQAARTATGRTAAIVFTGAVFAIWHGQQWNLASLLLVGLFLGLVFEATGSLLAPLILHAAYNLTILLIYAHGTTLPDLPTDVAAFGAVCALAVGWAAYGRLRCVRAWNDPPPDDD